The Ignavibacteriota bacterium genome segment CTCAGCGGCCGGCTGATCCTGCCGGGGTTCATCAACCTGCATACGCATCTCTACAGCACCTTCGCCCGCGGTCTCCATACCGTACAGCCTGCCGCGGATTTCACCGGCGTCCTGAAGAACCTCTGGTGGAAACTGGACCGCGCGCTTTCTGTCGACGCATCCTATTATGGTGCCGTGCCGGTCCTTCTTGAGGCGATTCGCTGCGGAACCACGACGATCGTCGATCATCACGCGAGCCCTCACGCCGTGCGTGGTTCGCTCCCTGCATTGCATCGCGCCATGAAGGATACCGGCCTGCGTGGATGCCTGTGCTATGAAGTGTCTGACCGCGACGGCGAAAAGGTCGCCGCGGAGGGGATCGAGGAAAACGCGGACTTCCTTGCTTCGTGCCGGGGCCAGCAGGATAGCCTGATCGCCGGTCTCTTCGGGTTGCATGCGTCCTTCACGCTCTCCGACCGGACCCTGGAACGTGCCGCTGTGGCTGCAAAGGCCTCGAACGCTGGATTCCATATCCACGTTGCAGAAGCGGCCGCCGATCAGGACGGAACGCTGAAGATGACAGGCAAACGTGTCGTGGAACGTCTCCACCACAAGGGGATCCTCGGAGAGCGGACCATCGCCGCGCATGCTGTCCATGTGGACGATGCGGAAATGGACTTGTTGGCATCGACCGGTACCGTCGTTGCCCACAACCCGCAATCGAATATGAACAATGCCGTCGGCATCGCCGATGTGGAACGTCTGCGCGCACGGGGAGTCGCGGTGGGCCTGGGTACCGATGCGATGACGCACGATATGCGCCAGGAACTGCGTGCCGGGCTCTGGGCGCAGCGTTTGAAACAGGGATCGCCGTCGGCCGGGTGGGCGGCGATGCTTGCAGCACAGTGGGAAACGAACCCGATGATGGCGAGCCGGCTGTTCGGCACCCCGGTGGGAACAATGGCGGAGGGAGCTGCTGCGGATCTGGTCGCGCTGGAATACGACCCTGCCACGCCACTCACGCATGATTCACTCCACGGCCATCTGGTGTTTGGCATCGCTTCCGCGACCGTGGATACGACGATCGTCGGCGGGCGGGTCCTGATGTACCGGCGAAAGCTGGAGTTGGAATTGGATGAAGCGGAAGTGATGGCAAAGGCGCGCGAGGCCGCGAGTGGTGTGTGGGGGCGCGTAGCGAATGAAGAATTGAGAACTAAGAACTAAGAATTCCTAATTCTTCATTGAGTTGACAATTCGATAATTCTGAATATTCGACGAGTATCATACATCATGGCTGACAAGAATCTTACCCGTGCAACGGCTCTGGAACAGGACACCGTCCGGATCCTGTGCGACCTGATCAAGACACCATCGTTCTCCTCGAAAGAGAAGGACGTCATCGAGGTCATCCGCAAAGAGATGACCGCCATTGGCTTCGACGAGGTCCGCATCGACGGCCTGGGAAGCGTGATCGGACGCATCGGCCACGGCCCGCGTGTGATCTGCTTCGACGCCCATATCGATACCGTGTACGCCGGCGACCTCACGCAGTGGAAGACCGATCCGTTCGTGCCGAAGGTGGCCGACGGCAAGGTCTGGGGACGCGGCACGGTGGACCAGAAGGGCGGCATGGCAAGCATGCTCACCGCCGGACGCATGATCAAGGAACTCGGATTGGAGGACAAGGTAACGGTCCTCTTCACCGGTACCGTCATGGAAGAGGATTGCGACGGCCTCTGCTGGCTCCACCTCATCCGTGAAGAGAACATCCGCCCGGAACTCGTGGTGATCACCGAGCCGACGAATATGAACATCTACCGCGGACACCGCGGAAGGATGGAGATCCACGTTTCCGTGAAGGGCGTGAGCTGCCACGGGTCCGCCCCCGAGCGCGGCGTGAACGCCATCTACAAGGCATCGAAGATCGCTCTGGAGATCGAAAAGCTGAACGACCGCCTGAAGAACGATCCGTTCCTCGGGAAGGGGACCGTGACGGTGACCGAGATCGTCTCCTCCTCGCCCTCGCTCTGTGCCGTCGCCGATGGCGCACGCCTCCACCTGGACCGCCGGCTCACCGCAGGCGAGACACGTGAGAGTGCGATCGCCGAGGTGCAGGATGCGGCCGCCCGCGCGGGCATCACGGATGCCATCGTGCAGCCGTTGACCTACAACGAGGCCGCGTACACGGGCAAGGTGTATCCGATGGAGAAGTACTATCCAACGTGGGTCATGTCCGAAGATTCGCCGTACCTGAAGAGCGCCGTTGCTGCGTACACCACGACGTTCGGCAAAGCACCGCTGGTAGATAAATGGACGTTCAGCACGAACGGCATCGCGGTGGCGGGCATCCATGGCATCCCGTGTCTCGGCCTTGGCCCCGGCAACGAAGTGTATGCCCATGCGCCGAACGAGGCAACGCCCATCGAACATCTGACCGGTGCGGCAGCGTTCTACACGAGCCTGGTCGAGACCCTGGCGAAGAGCCCGAAACCCTGACGGACAACGATGACCCCCTTCCGCTATACATGTACGGTGTGCAGCCGCTCGTTCGCCCGTGACGAGGTCCGGTATCTCTGTCCGGAGTGCGGGAAGAGCTATCGCCCCGGCATGCCGTTGAAGGGGGTGCTGGAAGTGACGTTCGATGCCGAAGCACTGCGCCGCTCGTTCGACGCCTCCCGGCCGTCGTGGGACGCGTTCTCTGCCATCGAGCCGGAGTACTTTCCGGCCTATCCTGTCGGCGGGACACCGCTCTCACCTGCAGCGCTGCTCGGGAGTGAGATCGGTCTCGACCGGCTGTTCCTGAAGAATGATGGACTGAACCCGAGTGGTTCGCTGAAGGACCGTGCGTCATTCCTGATGGTTGCGGAAGCGAACCGGCTGGGCGAGTCGACCATTGTCACCGCGTCGACGGGCAATGCCGCGAGTGCGCTCGCCGCGGTGTGCGCGGCAGCAGGGAAGAAGGCGGTGATCTTCGTCCCCTCGACAGCGCCACGCGCCAAACTCGCACAGATCCTCCTGTATGGCGCGACACTGGTGCCGGTGGCGGGAACGTATGACGATGCCTTTGCGCTCTCGCTCGAATATACGGCAGAGGAAGGCGGGCTGAACCGCAACACGGCATACCATCCGTTGACCATCGAAGGGAAGAAGACCGCCGGCCTGGAGATCTTTGCGCAGTCCGGAATGAAAGCTCCCGATGTGATCGCTGTCTCGGTGGGGGATGGGGTCATCCTGCACGGCATCCACAAGGCCTTCAAGGACCTCCTGGCCGCGGGGCTGATCCGGACGCTTCCGCGACTCCTGTGCGTTCAGGCCGAGACGTCGGATGCGATCCACCGCTACTTCATGACAGGTGCATACTCCGACGCGCTCCACCCCGTGACCGCGGCCGATTCCATCAGCGTCCGCACGCCGAGCAATGCCCACATGGCGCGGCGCGCCCTCGTGGAGTCCGGGGGCACCTCGGTGACCGTGAGCGACGACGAGATCCGTTCGGCGCAGGCGTTGCTGGCACGGACCACCGGCATCTTCGCCGAGCCGGCGGCGGCGACCGCGGTTGCCGGACTCCTGCGTGCTTCCACAAGCGGTTGGATCGCCCGCGGTGAACATGTCGTTGCATTGCTCACCGGCCATGGCCTGAAGGATGTCGACTTTGCCTTGAAAGGCGCGAAGGTTCCGGAGCCTGTCGCGCCGGACCTGGACGCCGTGCGGACATTTCTTGCGGGGGGGCGTGCATGAATCTCCTCGTCCGCAACGGGCAGGTCTGGCAGCGCGACCGGTTCGAGCATGCCGATATCCTGATCAACGACGGCGTGATCGAGAGCGTCGGATCCGTCGGTGAAGGGTTTGACGGGCCAACGATCGATGCACAGGGTTTCCCTGTGCTCCCCGGATTCATCGACATGCACACGCATCTCGACGATACCATCGGCCCCTGCATACTGGCGGATGATATCGGGTCGGGGACGCGCTGTGCGGTGCAGAACGGGATCACGACGGTGGGTACATTCGTGACCGAGACTCCCGACATCCCCCTGACCGCGGCGCTGGCGCGCATGGCGCTCCGGATCAATGGCCATGCGTATTGCGATGTTGCGGTGCACGTGACGCCGACCAGATGGGATGCGGCTGGCTGGCGCGCACTGGAGGATGTTCTTGCGTGCGGGATCCGTACGATCAAACTGTACACGACCTACCGGACTGCCGGGATCTATTCGTCGTACGATGACCTGGACGAGATCTTCCGCCTCCTGCGTGGGCGCCCGGTGCGGGTGCTGGTCCATTGCGAGGACGATCTCATGCTGGCGGCGGCCGCCGCGGAAGTGGACGACTGGTCGCACCCTTCCGCCCACGCCCAGGCACGTCCACCAGCCGCCGAAGCCGCCGCCATCCGCGCCGTCCTGGAACGCGCGGCTGCCCATGGGGTCCCTGTCCACATCGTCCACGTCTCCACGGCCGAAGGGGCGGACCTGATCGCTGCGGCACGAGGTTCGCAGGATGTGACGTGCGAGACCGGCCCGCAGTATCTCACGCTCGATGCCACATGGCTTGACCGTGCCGACGGGCACCGGTGGATCTGCTCGCCTGCGCTCCGCTCACCCGCGCTGGTGAAGCAGATGGCTGCCCGTGCGCGCGAGGGAGCATTCGATGTGTTCGCCTCTGACCATTGCCCCTTCTTCTGCGAGGACAAGGACACCGGGTGTGAGGATGTGCGGAATGTTCCCAACGGGATCCCCGGTCTCGGCGCGCTGCCCCACGTGTCGTATGCAGCATTGCAGGGCGGCAAGGGTGATCCCCTGCTCCGGCTGGGGCTGATGCTGTCGGAGAACCCGGCCCGGGTCCTGGGCCTCTACCCGCGCAAAGGGTCGCTGCAGCCCGGGGCGGATGCCGACATCATCATCGTCTCACCCGATGATGATCCGAATCAGTTACGGTCATCACTGGCGGAAACATACGAGCCCTACCCGGGCTTCCTCACCCGGCTCAGAATGCACTCGGTGCTGGTCCATGGTGTACCTATCGTCCATGATGGATTCCTCCTGGACACCGATCATCCGCAAGGGAGTTGCACATGGGAGAGCTGACGAAGACCTCGTGGCGGAATGATGCGGTGGCAAAGGTGACCGGGAAGACGAAGTACACCGACGACATCAAGGTCCCCAACGCCCTGCATGCGGTCCCGGTCTATGCCGACCACGTCCATGCCGTCCTGCGCGGCATCGATACACAGGCTGCATCGGAGGCCCCGGGTGTCGTCCGGGTCATCACGGCGAAGGACATCCCCGGTGCCAACCGCCAGGGACAGATCGTGAAGGATTTCCGGACGTTCGCCGATGACCGCATCCGCTGCCATGGCGATGTCATCGCGGTCGTCGTTGCGGAAACGCGCGAGCAGGCGATCCATGCCGCGGGATTCGTTCAGGTGGACGCCGAACCGCTCGCACCGATCCTGGACCCCGAGGAGGCGATGAGGGAAGGGTCGACGCTCGTCCACGAAGAGCTGGGCACGAATATCATCAACACGCATCACGTACGCCGCGGGAACGTCGAGAACGGATTCCGGCAGGCCGACGTGACCATCGAGCAGGACTTCCGCACGCAGTGGATCGAGCATGCGTACATGGAACCCGAGGTTGCCATCTGTATCCCGCGGCCTGACGGCGTCATGGAAGTACGCGGGAGCATGCAGCATCCGTTCAGCACACGGCGGTTCGTGGCATCGCTGCTCGGTGCGCCGCTTGCCGACGTCGAGGTTGTCGGTGTGCCGATGGGTGGCGGGTTCGGCGGGAAGGATGATACAGCGGCACTCGTGTGCGCGCGTGCGGCGCTGGCGGCCCGGCTTGTCGGGCGCCCGGTGCGCATGATGTACCGGCGCGATTGGTCCATCCGGGAGAGTTACAAGCGCCATCCGTACCGTGTGCACTACACCATGGGCCTCACGAAGGAAGGGAAGATCGTCGCCGTCCGCTGCCGCATCGTTGCCGATGGCGGCGCCTACTGCTCGGTCACCCCGTGGGTCACCTGGCGCTCCACGGTGCAGTGCTGCGGGCCGTACGATGTGCCGAACGTGCATTGTGATACGTTCGGTGTGTACACGAACAACCCTGTCACCGGCGCCATGCGCGGATTCGGGTCGCCCCAGATGAACTACGTCATCGAATCGATGATCGAGACCGCGGCAGAGCGCCTGGGCATCTCCTCCCTCGACCTCCGCCGGAAGAACATGGTCCGCCAGGGGACCACGACCATCACCGGCCAGAAATTAGATGACCACACCGTGGCGATGGAGCAGGTGCTGGACGCGGTCGTGAAGGAGATCGGATACGAAGAGAAGCTGAAGAAGAATGCCCGCGGCGCCGGGGAAGCGGAGGAGATGTATGGCATCGGACTCGCCATGAGCTATAGGGGCGTGAGCCTGGGTTCCGAGGGTGTGGACTTTTGCGCCGCGATGATCAATGTGCAGGCCGATGGCTCCGTGATCATCGAGACCGGTGTGCACGAGAACGGGCAGGGGGCGGAGGCCGCGATGATCCTGCTGACGGCAAAGGAACTCGGACTCGATCCCGAACGGATCCGCTACCGTCAGTCGTCCACGTCCGTCATCCCTGACAGCGGTACGACCGTTGCATCGCGCGGTACGATCATGGGTGGCGGGGCGATGGTGATGGCGGCGCGTGAGCTGAAGGCGAAGATGGCGGAGACCGCGGCACCCATGCTTGGATGCACGGCAGCGGATGTCCGGTTTGACAAAGCCCGGCTGTATGCCGCAACGGGAAGCGCGGCGATCCCCTTCAATGACGTGATCACCGCGATGTTCAAGCAGAAGAAGTTCCCGCATGCGTTCGGTGTCTTCCGTGCACCGACCACGTCGTGGGAGGAGGAGCATGGCCAGGGACGGGCCTACTTCACCTGGGTGTACGGCTGCCAGGCGATCGAACTGACCGTGAACAGGCGGACCGGCAAGGTGAAGCTCCTGAATGCCGTTGCCGCTCACGATGTGGGCACGGCCGTGAACAAGGGGATGCTCGAAGGGCAGTTCTTTGGCGGCATGGCGATGGGGATCGGCTATGCACTCCATGAGGCGCTGGATGTGCGCGACGGCAAGATCATGAACAGCAACCTGAATTCCTATCGCATCCCGCGATCGATGGATATGCCGCAGATGAAGGCGATCATCATCGAGAACGCCGATCCGCAGTCGCCGTCCGGCGCGAAGAGCATCGGCGAGCCGACCAATGAGCTCATGGCCCCGGCGGTCGCCAATGCCGTGTATAACGCCAGCGGGATCCGTTACACATCCCTGCCCATCCGCCCGAAACCGGCGGAAGGAGGTGCGCGATGACCATCACCGTCAATGGCCGGACGTACCCGATCACACCGGAGCAAGCGGACAAACGGCTGGTGATGTTCCTCCGCGAGGACCTCGATCTGACGGGGGCGAAGAACGCGTGCGACATCGGTGCCTGTGGCGCGTGCACGATCCTGCTGGACGATGCGCCCATGAAGATCTGCACCAAGACCGTGAGCGAAGCGGCGGGGCACCGGGTGTTGACCATCGAGGGCATGGCGGCGCCGGATGGCACACTGCATCCGTTGCAGCAGGCATTCGTGGACCACGGCGCCATCCAGTGCGGCTTCTGCACACCGGGGATGGTCCTGACTGCTCATGCCTTGCTGCTCAAGAATCCGAATCCGTCCCGGGCCGAGATCTCCCGGGCGATCTATGGCAATCTCTGCCGGTGCACGGGGTACCAGCAGATCGTCGATGCTATCGTTGCGGCCATACCGTACTATCAGCAGGCCGCACAGGAACCTGACCACAACCTCATACAACACTGAAGAAGCAGACCATGAACACGACGCTGGATGCGCTGCACGGACTGAAGCTGGACCTGTACAACAAGGATTTTCTCCTTACCTGGGACCATGCCGACGACGAGATCAAGGGGATCCTCCTCGTTGCCGAACTCTTCAAGAAGCTCCACCGCGACGGTGTCTCGATCCGTTCGTTCGATACGGGACTGGCGATCTCCATCTTCCGCGACAACTCCACCCGGACCCGATTCAGTTTCGCCTCGGCAGTGAACGCCCTGGGGTTGGGACTCTCGGAGCTGGATGAAGTGAAGTCGCAGATCGCCCACGGCGAGACCGTCCGCGAGACCGCCAACATGATCTCCTTTCTGGCCGAGGTGATCGGGATCAGGGATGACATGTACATCGGCGCGGGGAACACGTATATGCGCGAGGTCGGCGCTGCCGTGCAGGAAGGGTATGAGAAGAAGGTGCTGCACCGCCGTCCGTCCGTGATCAATTTGCAGTGCGACATCGATCATCCGACCCAGACACTGGCAGACCTGGCGCATCTGAAGGCCGAATTCGGTTCGCTGGAAGCATTACGCGGGAAGAAGATCGCCATGACCTGGGCGTATTCCCCCAGCTACGGCAAGCCGCTGTCGGTGCCGCAGGGGATCATCGGACTCATGACACGCATGGGGATGGACGTCGCTCTCGCGTATCCCCAGGGGTACGACCTGATCCCGGATGTGGTGGAACGGGCGAAGAAGCAGGCCGCGGCTGCCGGCGGGAAGTTCACCGTGGGCAATTCCATGGATGAGGCATTCGCCGGTGCGGACATCGTCTATCCGAAATCCTGGGCACCCTTCCACGTGATGGAGAAGCGGACCACATTGCTCACGCAGGGCGATCGTCCGGGGTTGACCGACCTCGAGAAGCAGTGCCTTGCGGAGAATGCGAAGCACAAGGACTGGGAGTGCACGGAGGCGAAGATGAAGACCACGAAGGACGGGAAGGCGTTGTACATGCACTGCCTCCCGGCCGACATCTCGGGAGTGAGCTGCGCTCAGGGCGAAGTGGCCGGATCGGTGTTCGAGCGCTCCCGCATTCAGACCTATAAAGAGGCCGGCTTCAAGCCGTTCGTCATTGCGGCCCTCGTGTTCCTGACGCGTATGCAGCATCCTGTCACCAAGATCGAACAGATCATGACCCGGGCAACGGAAAGGGCATGACCATGTCGCGCATCGTCAAGCAGCATCACCCCGAGGTTGTTGCGCGCACCGCTGCTCGTTGCCGCCAGCGCAACATTGTCATCCCGACATTCCGGCAGATGGCGAATCCCTCGGAGATCCCCCCGGCGATCCTGAAGCGGCTGCAGGGCGTCGGGTTGTGGGACATCAATCCCGTGAACCTCTTCCGCATCAGCTGGAAGAACGATATGACGACGGGGCTCTTCGGAGATGTGAACTACGTGGAGATCCCTCCGGCGATCTCCGGCGTTCCTGCGCGGATCATCGGGCTGGTGGGCAAGTATTTCCCCACGGGGGCGCACAAGGTGGGTGCTGCGTTCGGATGCCTGGTGCCGCGACTGGCCAGCGGTGAGTTCGATCCCGACAAGCACAAGGCCGTGTGGCCGTCGACGGGCAATTACTGCCGTGGCGGAGCGTTCGACTGCGCTCTTCTGGGATGCACGTCCGTGGCGATCCTGCCGGAAGAGATGTCGAAGGAACGGTTCGTCTGGCTGCGGGAGATCGGTGCCGAGGTGATCGCCACCCCCGGGTGCGAATCGAACGTGAAGGAGATCTACGACAAATGCTGGGAGCTCAAGGGCGATCCCATCAACGTCATCTTCAACCAGTTCGAAGAGTTCGGCAACCCCCTCTTCCACTATGCGGTCACCGGCCCGGCGATGGAAGAGGTCTTTCAGAAGGCCTGCGCGGGCGGACGCATGGCGGCCTACATCTCCGCGACGGGTTCGGCGGGGACGATCGCCGCGGGTGATCTTTTGAAGCGGCTGCATCCCGACCTGAAGATCGTGGCCAGTGAGGCGCTCCAGTGCCCGACACTGCTGATGAATGGGTTCGGAGGCCATCGGATCGAAGGGATCGGC includes the following:
- the ssnA gene encoding putative aminohydrolase SsnA gives rise to the protein MASRLLLVNGIIADPSPVSPRVLYDHALMIEGGRIARIAPSHEFNDLEVDYLDLSGRLILPGFINLHTHLYSTFARGLHTVQPAADFTGVLKNLWWKLDRALSVDASYYGAVPVLLEAIRCGTTTIVDHHASPHAVRGSLPALHRAMKDTGLRGCLCYEVSDRDGEKVAAEGIEENADFLASCRGQQDSLIAGLFGLHASFTLSDRTLERAAVAAKASNAGFHIHVAEAAADQDGTLKMTGKRVVERLHHKGILGERTIAAHAVHVDDAEMDLLASTGTVVAHNPQSNMNNAVGIADVERLRARGVAVGLGTDAMTHDMRQELRAGLWAQRLKQGSPSAGWAAMLAAQWETNPMMASRLFGTPVGTMAEGAAADLVALEYDPATPLTHDSLHGHLVFGIASATVDTTIVGGRVLMYRRKLELELDEAEVMAKAREAASGVWGRVANEELRTKN
- a CDS encoding amidohydrolase family protein, with the translated sequence MNLLVRNGQVWQRDRFEHADILINDGVIESVGSVGEGFDGPTIDAQGFPVLPGFIDMHTHLDDTIGPCILADDIGSGTRCAVQNGITTVGTFVTETPDIPLTAALARMALRINGHAYCDVAVHVTPTRWDAAGWRALEDVLACGIRTIKLYTTYRTAGIYSSYDDLDEIFRLLRGRPVRVLVHCEDDLMLAAAAAEVDDWSHPSAHAQARPPAAEAAAIRAVLERAAAHGVPVHIVHVSTAEGADLIAAARGSQDVTCETGPQYLTLDATWLDRADGHRWICSPALRSPALVKQMAARAREGAFDVFASDHCPFFCEDKDTGCEDVRNVPNGIPGLGALPHVSYAALQGGKGDPLLRLGLMLSENPARVLGLYPRKGSLQPGADADIIIVSPDDDPNQLRSSLAETYEPYPGFLTRLRMHSVLVHGVPIVHDGFLLDTDHPQGSCTWES
- a CDS encoding xanthine dehydrogenase family protein; this encodes MGELTKTSWRNDAVAKVTGKTKYTDDIKVPNALHAVPVYADHVHAVLRGIDTQAASEAPGVVRVITAKDIPGANRQGQIVKDFRTFADDRIRCHGDVIAVVVAETREQAIHAAGFVQVDAEPLAPILDPEEAMREGSTLVHEELGTNIINTHHVRRGNVENGFRQADVTIEQDFRTQWIEHAYMEPEVAICIPRPDGVMEVRGSMQHPFSTRRFVASLLGAPLADVEVVGVPMGGGFGGKDDTAALVCARAALAARLVGRPVRMMYRRDWSIRESYKRHPYRVHYTMGLTKEGKIVAVRCRIVADGGAYCSVTPWVTWRSTVQCCGPYDVPNVHCDTFGVYTNNPVTGAMRGFGSPQMNYVIESMIETAAERLGISSLDLRRKNMVRQGTTTITGQKLDDHTVAMEQVLDAVVKEIGYEEKLKKNARGAGEAEEMYGIGLAMSYRGVSLGSEGVDFCAAMINVQADGSVIIETGVHENGQGAEAAMILLTAKELGLDPERIRYRQSSTSVIPDSGTTVASRGTIMGGGAMVMAARELKAKMAETAAPMLGCTAADVRFDKARLYAATGSAAIPFNDVITAMFKQKKFPHAFGVFRAPTTSWEEEHGQGRAYFTWVYGCQAIELTVNRRTGKVKLLNAVAAHDVGTAVNKGMLEGQFFGGMAMGIGYALHEALDVRDGKIMNSNLNSYRIPRSMDMPQMKAIIIENADPQSPSGAKSIGEPTNELMAPAVANAVYNASGIRYTSLPIRPKPAEGGAR
- the thrC gene encoding threonine synthase; the encoded protein is MTPFRYTCTVCSRSFARDEVRYLCPECGKSYRPGMPLKGVLEVTFDAEALRRSFDASRPSWDAFSAIEPEYFPAYPVGGTPLSPAALLGSEIGLDRLFLKNDGLNPSGSLKDRASFLMVAEANRLGESTIVTASTGNAASALAAVCAAAGKKAVIFVPSTAPRAKLAQILLYGATLVPVAGTYDDAFALSLEYTAEEGGLNRNTAYHPLTIEGKKTAGLEIFAQSGMKAPDVIAVSVGDGVILHGIHKAFKDLLAAGLIRTLPRLLCVQAETSDAIHRYFMTGAYSDALHPVTAADSISVRTPSNAHMARRALVESGGTSVTVSDDEIRSAQALLARTTGIFAEPAAATAVAGLLRASTSGWIARGEHVVALLTGHGLKDVDFALKGAKVPEPVAPDLDAVRTFLAGGRA
- a CDS encoding YgeY family selenium metabolism-linked hydrolase: MADKNLTRATALEQDTVRILCDLIKTPSFSSKEKDVIEVIRKEMTAIGFDEVRIDGLGSVIGRIGHGPRVICFDAHIDTVYAGDLTQWKTDPFVPKVADGKVWGRGTVDQKGGMASMLTAGRMIKELGLEDKVTVLFTGTVMEEDCDGLCWLHLIREENIRPELVVITEPTNMNIYRGHRGRMEIHVSVKGVSCHGSAPERGVNAIYKASKIALEIEKLNDRLKNDPFLGKGTVTVTEIVSSSPSLCAVADGARLHLDRRLTAGETRESAIAEVQDAAARAGITDAIVQPLTYNEAAYTGKVYPMEKYYPTWVMSEDSPYLKSAVAAYTTTFGKAPLVDKWTFSTNGIAVAGIHGIPCLGLGPGNEVYAHAPNEATPIEHLTGAAAFYTSLVETLAKSPKP
- a CDS encoding (2Fe-2S)-binding protein — encoded protein: MTITVNGRTYPITPEQADKRLVMFLREDLDLTGAKNACDIGACGACTILLDDAPMKICTKTVSEAAGHRVLTIEGMAAPDGTLHPLQQAFVDHGAIQCGFCTPGMVLTAHALLLKNPNPSRAEISRAIYGNLCRCTGYQQIVDAIVAAIPYYQQAAQEPDHNLIQH
- the ygeW gene encoding knotted carbamoyltransferase YgeW; translated protein: MNTTLDALHGLKLDLYNKDFLLTWDHADDEIKGILLVAELFKKLHRDGVSIRSFDTGLAISIFRDNSTRTRFSFASAVNALGLGLSELDEVKSQIAHGETVRETANMISFLAEVIGIRDDMYIGAGNTYMREVGAAVQEGYEKKVLHRRPSVINLQCDIDHPTQTLADLAHLKAEFGSLEALRGKKIAMTWAYSPSYGKPLSVPQGIIGLMTRMGMDVALAYPQGYDLIPDVVERAKKQAAAAGGKFTVGNSMDEAFAGADIVYPKSWAPFHVMEKRTTLLTQGDRPGLTDLEKQCLAENAKHKDWECTEAKMKTTKDGKALYMHCLPADISGVSCAQGEVAGSVFERSRIQTYKEAGFKPFVIAALVFLTRMQHPVTKIEQIMTRATERA
- a CDS encoding pyridoxal-phosphate dependent enzyme: MSRIVKQHHPEVVARTAARCRQRNIVIPTFRQMANPSEIPPAILKRLQGVGLWDINPVNLFRISWKNDMTTGLFGDVNYVEIPPAISGVPARIIGLVGKYFPTGAHKVGAAFGCLVPRLASGEFDPDKHKAVWPSTGNYCRGGAFDCALLGCTSVAILPEEMSKERFVWLREIGAEVIATPGCESNVKEIYDKCWELKGDPINVIFNQFEEFGNPLFHYAVTGPAMEEVFQKACAGGRMAAYISATGSAGTIAAGDLLKRLHPDLKIVASEALQCPTLLMNGFGGHRIEGIGDKHVPWVHNVRNTDGVAAIDDEDAMRILRLFNEPEGKAALRNAGVAAGVVEQLPLLGISSIANMLAAIKTARYFEMSSEDVIFTVFTDSADMYRSRLGELTAERGAYSSPQAERDLAGPLHHQRIDHFKELGYYDRKAIHNLKYYTWVEQQGKTSDELNAQWDPAYWRELFEEEPARVDALINGLNREIGLS